A genomic segment from Streptomyces sp. NBC_01233 encodes:
- a CDS encoding phosphatase PAP2 family protein, with amino-acid sequence MDSSGLYLDITGFARSTPGWVQSAFEAWTVYGLLLFGVLFTAAWWRSRGRGGPRPVALAVLAPLATAVAYVASEAVKSTVDEERPCRAVAGAAASLVACPAPGDWSFPSNHAAIAGAAAVALAMAVRRLALLTVPLALLMAFSRVFVGVHYPHDVATGLLLGGSVAALTVLALTGPISTTIAAMRASGVRAAVWFTGPGPAGRA; translated from the coding sequence ATGGACAGTTCAGGCCTCTACCTCGACATCACCGGCTTCGCCCGCTCCACGCCCGGATGGGTGCAGTCCGCGTTCGAGGCCTGGACGGTCTACGGGCTCCTGCTCTTCGGTGTGCTCTTCACCGCCGCCTGGTGGCGCTCGCGCGGCCGCGGCGGCCCCCGGCCGGTCGCGCTCGCCGTCCTCGCCCCGCTGGCCACCGCCGTCGCGTACGTCGCCTCGGAGGCGGTGAAGTCCACCGTGGACGAGGAGCGGCCCTGCCGCGCCGTCGCCGGGGCCGCCGCCTCGCTGGTCGCGTGCCCGGCGCCGGGCGACTGGTCCTTCCCCAGCAATCACGCGGCCATCGCGGGCGCCGCCGCCGTGGCGCTGGCCATGGCCGTACGCCGGCTCGCGCTGCTGACCGTGCCGCTCGCCCTGCTGATGGCCTTCTCCCGGGTCTTCGTCGGCGTGCACTACCCGCACGACGTGGCGACGGGCCTGCTGCTGGGCGGTTCGGTCGCCGCCCTCACCGTCCTCGCACTCACCGGTCCGATCAGTACGACCATCGCCGCCATGCGGGCGAGCGGGGTCCGCGCCGCCGTCTGGTTCACCGGCCCGGGCCCGGCGGGACGGGCCTGA